From one Musa acuminata AAA Group cultivar baxijiao chromosome BXJ2-6, Cavendish_Baxijiao_AAA, whole genome shotgun sequence genomic stretch:
- the LOC135614929 gene encoding bZIP transcription factor 11-like, translating to MASPGGTSSASSLLHGSGSDEGLQAVMDEKKRKRLISNRESARRSRLRKQKHLDDLVAQANQLRKENSHGFAILKLVTQHCAAVEAENSVLRAQMMELSSRLQSLDNRLHNLNGNNGSNHLLCDGPQFTDNIVSPWNFNYMNQPIMASAEDMLYF from the coding sequence ATGGCTTCTCCCGGTGGGACTTCCTCCGCATCCAGTCTGCTCCACGGCTCTGGTTCCGACGAAGGTCTGCAGGCTGTGATGGACGAGAAGAAGCGGAAGCGACTGATATCGAACCGCGAGTCTGCGCGGCGGTCGAGGCTGCGCAAGCAGAAGCACTTGGATGATCTGGTGGCACAGGCGAACCAGCTGAGGAAGGAGAACAGCCATGGCTTCGCAATCTTGAAGCTCGTTACACAGCACTGTGCTGCTGTGGAGGCCGAGAATTCTGTGCTGAGGGCTCAGATGATGGAGCTGAGCAGTAGGCTGCAATCCCTCGATAACAGACTCCACAACCTGAATGGAAACAACGGCAGCAATCACCTTCTGTGTGATGGTCCTCAGTTCACTGACAACATCGTCAGTCCATGGAACTTCAACTATATGAATCAGCCTATCATGGCTTCAGCAGAGGACATGCTTTACTTCTGA